The Pungitius pungitius chromosome 10, fPunPun2.1, whole genome shotgun sequence genome has a window encoding:
- the LOC119228769 gene encoding asialoglycoprotein receptor 2-like: protein MEEIYANVEYDKPQVSIRPSTPAPGPRSPRSRPHGAVAVSLGLLSVLLLAGLVGLGVYSHASAAELSSIKANLTERLQVSGDKLSSVSAERDQLKDNFTALMDNFTALTHEKDRLQLLLKQRNMCPERWRRFRSSCYLLSPRDDSWENGRKNCRDQGADLVIIDSLEEQKFLSSFTTRFSWIGLSDKEIEGTWKWVDGTLLTEKYWSTEPDNGGGHPQIGEEDCAHLKPRLNAPSNWNDLSCDAALQWICEKLAE from the exons ATGGAGGAAATCTACGCTAACGTTGAATACGACAAGCCTCAGGTTTCCATAAGACCTTCAACACCTGCCCCAG GTCCCAGGAGCCCAAGGAGCAGACCTCATGGAGCTGTTGCTGTCTCTCTGGGGCTGCTCAGTGTCCTCCTGCTGGCTGGACTCGTCGGACTCGGTGTCTACT CGCATGCATCAGCTGCAGAACTCTCCTCCATCAAAGCCAACCTGACGGAGCGTCTCCAGGTCAGTGGAGACAAGCTGTCCTcagtgtctgcagagagagaccagctgaaggacaacttcactgcactgatggacaacttcactgcactgaccCATGAGAAGGACAGACTTCAGCTGCTGTTGAAACAGA GGAATATGTGTCCTGAAAGATGGAGGAGGTTCAGATCTTCCTGTTATCTTCTCTCTCCACGTGATGATTCCTGGGAAAATGGCAGAAAGAACTGCAGAGACCAAGGAGCAGATCTGGTGATCATAGACTCACTTGAAGAACAG AAATTCCTGTCAAGCTTCACCACACGATTTAGTTGGATTGGTTTGAGTGACAAAGAAATCGAGGGCACGTGGAAATGGGTTGATGGAACTCTGCTGACTGAGAA GTACTGGTCCACTGAGCCTGATAACGGGGGAGGACATCCCCAGATTGGGGAGGAGGACTGCGCTCACCTGAAACCTCGCCTGAACGCACCATCAAACTGGAATGATCTGTCATGTGACGCTGCTCTGCAATGGATCTGTGAGAAACTGGCTGAATAA